In Humulus lupulus chromosome 6, drHumLupu1.1, whole genome shotgun sequence, a single genomic region encodes these proteins:
- the LOC133781467 gene encoding receptor-like protein EIX1, with protein MMKIVGLMLLIGLANVASSESNQPQCIHKEKEALLSFKQTLNDSNHVLSSWTDISTSQNCCAWSYITCDNQTNHVVAIDLSYQSLNGIGGHGEFGSSLAELKHLNHLQLVGMNIIRIPKFVFSLKELTYLDLSGNPISGLIPPHLGNLTKLEFLSLSSTSKMTVDNLEWLSQLTSLRTFHLSNCLFPKVDTSSLSHTNYSFKFLESLHLIGNYIHPTTITWLLNSSFLLNDLSLVYNIINGPFPNSFKHAKSLENVDLSGNQIESEVPESLGNLTKLKSLDLSHNNLSGTFHDLLENLAGSTKNSLERLDLSFNQLGELNLEDFENTFPSLIYLYLDNNQLEGSFPNRLKIFPSLQMLSLDNNKITGLLPDLSSMPNLTYVTVSNNKLDGTSSESIGKLNYLETLNISSNSLSGIISEVNLQCPKLKTLDLSYNPAMRLKFNSNWIPSFQLTFIGMNSCKLGPYFPSWLQTQTHVSYLDISNSNISGPVPSWFTNITSNLNYLNMSINLLNSTLPNIPSIEHFRVLKNSPYLHDGNNSYVRSSSSNYSGKIGNFIVDLSFNKFQGSVPPSLSSTATELYLSNNKFTDLQSFLCESKDEYRRIVIIDLSHNKLFGNISDCWDSFHHLYILNLEYNKLFGEIPSSIQTNTIETLQLGHNNFSGSLPSSLENCTSLRVLDLPSNSLEGPIPSWIGEKLNKLVFLSLKSNKFNGSIPLNLCHLTHIQILDFSLNDLSGAIPHCIKNFTAMAQADKYLNSTLTSDIDYGRGTFGLDVVSYHDNILYMNYATVTWKGVEHRYDKLLGLLRIIDLSSNKLNGEIPAELTDLSQLVQLNLSRNNLSGGIPINIGSMTNLLVFDLSHNKIHGEIPISLAEIHFLSYMDLSDNRLSGKIPTGTQLQSFDPSVYAMNLGLCGLPLSKTCQRDDNNEGDDDDEDDGGELWIDLPWFYMGIGVGFAIGFCGVCGNLLINTSWRMSYFRMMHRFGDLLYVMIIVKWNLLKRKLARH; from the coding sequence atgatgAAAATAGTGGGGCTTATGCTCTTGATTGGCCTTGCAAATGTGGCGAGTTCAGAGAGTAATCAACCTCAGTGCATACACAAAGAGAAAGAGGCTCTCCTCAGCTTTAAGCAAACTCTAAATGACTCTAACCATGTTCTCTCCTCTTGGACCGATATCAGCACAAGTCAAAACTGTTGTGCTTGGAGTTACATCACTTGTGACAACCAGACCAATCATGTCGTCGCTATTGATCTTTCTTATCAAAGTCTAAACGGAATCGGTGGCCATGGTGAGTTTGGGTCGTCTTTGGCTGAACTGAAGCATTTGAACCACTTGCAGCTCGTTGGCATGAACATTATTCGGATTCCAAAGTTTGTTTTCTCTTTAAAAGAGCTTACATATCTCGATCTTAGCGGGAATCCAATCAGCGGACTTATTCCACCACACCTTGGAAATCTCACCAAATTGGAGTTTCTTAGTCTTTCAAGCACTTCTAAAATGACTGTTGATAATCTTGAATGGCTCTCCCAACTCACTTCTTTGAGGACCTTTCACCTATCAAATTGTCTATTTCCCAAGGTAGATACTTCCTCTCTTTCCCATACAAATTATTCCTTCAAATTTCTTGAATCACTTCATCTCATTGGGAATTATATACATCCTACAACAATTACTTGGTTATTAAATTCCAGTTTTCTTCTTAATGATCTTTCCCTGGTATATAACATCATAAATGGTCCTTTTCCAAATTCCTTTAAACACGCAAAATCTCTTGAAAATGTTGATTTGTCAGGGAACCAAATTGAAAGTGAAGTGCCAGAATCCTTAGGCAACCTTACCAAATTAAAATCCTTGGATTTGTCTCATAACAATCTTAGTGGAACATTTCATGATCTTCTAGAAAACTTGGCAGGTTCCACCAAGAATTCTTTGGAGAGATTAGACTTGAGTTTTAACCAACTTGGTGAGTTAAATCTTGAGGACTTTGAAAACACATTCCCatctttgatatatttatatcttGATAATAATCAGTTGGAGGGTTCTTTCCCTAACCGTTTAAAGATATTTCCTAGTCTTCAAATGTTGAGTTTGGATAACAACAAAATCACAGGGCTATTGCCTGATCTTTCATCAATGCCAAATTTGACATATGTCACTGTATCCAACAATAAGTTGGATGGTACTTCGAGTGAAAGTATTGGCAAGCTTAATTATCTTGAAACTTTAAACATTTCTTCCAACTCTCTTTCTGGGATTATCTCTGAAGTGAACCTACAGTGTCCCAAATTAAAAACTCTAGATTTATCATATAATCCAGCTATGAGATTGAAATTCAACTCCAATTGGATACCTTCATTTCAGCTTACTTTCATTGGAATGAATTCTTGCAAGTTAGGTCCCTATTTTCCTAGTTGGCTCCAAACTCAAACACATGTCTCCTATCTAGACATTTCCAACTCTAATATTTCAGGTCCTGTTCCTTCTTGGTTCACAAATATTACTTCCAACTTGAATTATTTAAATATGTCCATAAATCTACTTAATAGCACCTTGCCAAATATTCCATCAATAGAACACTTTAGAGTGTTGAAAAATTCTCCATATTTACACGATGGCAATAATTCATATGTGAGATCCTCTTCATCAAATTATAGTGGGAAAATAGGTAATTTTATAGTTGACTTAAGTTTCAACAAATTCCAAGGTTCTGTCCCACCTTCTTTGTCATCTACAGCAACTGAATTGTATCTCTCCAATAATAAATTCACCGACTTGCAGTCTTTTCTATGTGAATCAAAAGATGAGTACAGGCGAATAGTAATTATTGATCTTTCTCATAATAAATTATTTGGAAATATTTCAGATTGCTGGGATAGTTTCCACCATTTGTATATTCTAAATTTAGAATACAATAAGTTGTTTGGAGAGATTCCGAGCTCAATTCAAACGAATACCATTGAAACTCTACAATTAGGACACAATAACTTCTCAGGAAGTTTGCCTTCCTCATTGGAAAATTGCACTTCACTTCGAGTTCTAGATTTGCCGAGTAATAGTTTGGAAGGACCAATACCATCATGGATTGGAGAGAAACTAAACAAGTTGGTTTTTCTTAGTTTGAAGTCAAATAAATTTAATGGAAGTATACCATTGAATCTTTGTCATCTTACTCATATCCAAATATTGGATTTTTCCTTGAATGATTTATCAGGAGCCATTCCTCATTGCATTAAAAATTTCACTGCAATGGCTCAAGCGGATAAATATTTGAATTCTACCCTTACTTCAGACATCGACTATGGCAGAGGAACTTTTGGGTTGGATGTTGTGTCATACCATGACAATATTTTGTATATGAATTATGCAACAGTCACTTGGAAAGGAGTAGAGCACAGATATGATAAGTTGTTGGGATTGCTGAGAATTATTGACTTATCAAGTAACAAATTGAATGGAGAGATTCCTGCTGAATTGACTGATCTTTCTCAATTGGTTCAACTGAATCTATCAAGGAATAATTTGAGTGGGGGGATTCCAATAAATATTGGGAGCATGACTAACCTACTAGTGTTTGATTTGTCCCACAACAAAATACATGGCGAAATTCCCATAAGCTTGGCTGAAATACATTTCTTGAGTTACATGGATTTGTCGGACAATAGACTGTCAGGAAAAATCCCTACTGGTACTCAGCTACAAAGCTTTGATCCTTCCGTATATGCAATGAATCTTGGGCTGTGTGGGCTTCCTCTGTCAAAGACATGCCAACGAGATGACAATAATGAaggagatgatgatgatgaagatgatggtgGAGAATTATGGATTGACTTGCCATGGTTTTACATGGGAATTGGAGTTGGATTCGCTATTGGATTTTGTGGCGTTTGTGGGAACCTATTGATAAACACTTCATGGAGAATGTCCTATTTTCGGATGATGCATAGATTTGGCGACTTGCTTTATGTGATGATCATTGTAAAGTGGAATTTGTTGAAGAGAAAACTAGCTCGGCACTAA